A single genomic interval of Granulicella tundricola MP5ACTX9 harbors:
- the mltG gene encoding endolytic transglycosylase MltG codes for MRLVRLLFLLILVGAAAFVFLVPFGPHTETFVDIPSGTGTQGMAARLKRGGVIRSAFAFEALRALRGGRLKAGEYRFDHPAPLNEIYARIAKGDVYTIQVTIPEGYNIFDIAQTIQGAKLAEADAFLAAERRDTGLIRDLSPQAASLEGYLFPDTYRFSRHTTPDQMVATMVKRFRQVTAGLGLAPGPDTARTVTMASLIEKEVRVDSERPLVAGVFVNRLAQGMPLATDPTVAYAALLDGRWRGTIYQSDLASDSPYNTYRHAGLPPGPIANPGVAAFKAALQPAKTDFLYFVADAQGHSLFSRTLKEHNERVQAYRLAEKAAHPQ; via the coding sequence ATGAGGTTGGTTCGACTTCTATTCCTGCTTATCCTGGTCGGAGCCGCTGCCTTCGTCTTTCTCGTCCCCTTCGGCCCGCATACGGAGACCTTCGTCGATATCCCCTCCGGAACCGGCACCCAAGGCATGGCCGCGCGGCTCAAACGCGGCGGTGTCATCCGCTCCGCATTTGCCTTTGAGGCTTTGCGAGCCCTCAGAGGCGGTCGCCTCAAGGCAGGCGAGTACCGCTTCGACCACCCCGCCCCCCTCAACGAGATCTACGCCCGCATCGCCAAAGGCGACGTCTATACCATCCAGGTCACCATCCCGGAGGGCTACAACATCTTCGATATCGCCCAGACCATCCAGGGCGCAAAGCTCGCTGAAGCTGACGCGTTTCTGGCCGCGGAGCGCCGCGACACCGGCCTGATCCGCGATCTCAGCCCCCAGGCCGCCTCGCTTGAGGGCTACCTCTTCCCCGATACCTACCGCTTCTCCCGCCACACCACCCCTGATCAGATGGTCGCCACCATGGTGAAGCGCTTCCGCCAGGTCACCGCCGGCCTCGGGCTGGCCCCCGGTCCGGATACCGCACGAACCGTGACAATGGCCAGCCTGATCGAAAAGGAGGTCCGTGTGGACTCTGAGCGGCCCCTGGTCGCCGGAGTCTTCGTCAATCGCCTCGCCCAGGGCATGCCCCTCGCCACTGACCCCACCGTCGCCTACGCCGCGCTGCTCGACGGCCGCTGGCGCGGAACCATCTACCAGTCCGACTTGGCCTCAGACTCCCCCTACAACACCTACCGGCACGCCGGCCTGCCGCCCGGACCAATCGCCAACCCTGGAGTCGCTGCCTTCAAAGCCGCCTTACAGCCGGCAAAGACTGATTTCCTCTACTTCGTCGCCGACGCGCAAGGCCACAGCCTCTTCTCCCGGACCCTCAAGGAGCACAACGAGCGCGTGCAGGCCTACCGGCTGGCCGAAAAGGCAGCCCACCCCCAATGA
- a CDS encoding TonB-dependent receptor, translated as MHRFFVAAAWPAFVVPFVSAAAVSPLQAQQPQSACTGRALTGTVQDSTAAVIPGATIQIDGKAGLSKISGSDGRFSFPCVAAGPHHITTNAPGFAAAEQDLPARASADLHITLIPADSVAINVNADEATIDPVPGGLNGTTLTGTQLNTLADDPDDLQRQLQQLAASGGGPPSGTVLSVDGFQDDSPLPPKSSIARIEVNPDLFSAENRQPPFEGGHIEIYTKPGAKNYHGTLFTTNSSSWMNAHNPFSDAPAAIGKQRYGFTLNGPVRKEGSNFSLALEHRSIDEFSVINAVTLDDSGNQVSTVANVPVPQRLWVGSARVDLQLGPKNIAFASFSTKVDHLSNVGVGGSTLLESGYDSQTYDHILRFSDTTTFSPNLLHEGRVSIDFRGEDDVPTSTGPQLEVAGAFTGGGANIGQQRIHQIRTEWDDDFIYTHGKHSLKAGLQLFDYVERQTLSTNFNGTYIFGGGTAPVLNGNTATTATETITGLEQYRRAKLNLPGGTPTQYSSVAGNPQVNLNEFYPVIFVQDDIKLRPNLTLSAGLRYFYANLPFQANGFTPRLGVSWAPGSSKTLTLNAHLGLFAGHSPNGLAFTQAELMREDGVARVTSLVYNPVYGAPATNGSSVIHAVRTLAPNYGTNQNMMAQIGGDKTLPFGFTFSANLIYIRGWHQERTLNVNSPLNGSPTGPRPGALNLNVLQLQSSADTAGDIEFVGVGNQKLKRVQFFVGAVRIHIKSDTDDNAFFSPQSSATNAGEYAIESGNSLWQNFANVTVNLPRNVSLSINYYGNGNSPFNITTGFDNNGDGNFNDRPQFARPGQAGAIATPFGNLVATGGTGVLARNRASLPWSIHADANIQRTFTLTSNSKADHQQTITANIRSSNFLNHTNVTSEGGVLGSPQFLVPFAADNSRRVEGGLRYSF; from the coding sequence ATGCATCGCTTTTTCGTCGCGGCCGCGTGGCCCGCTTTTGTGGTTCCCTTCGTCTCAGCGGCAGCCGTCTCGCCGCTCCAGGCGCAGCAGCCACAGTCCGCCTGCACTGGCCGTGCTTTGACCGGTACGGTCCAGGACAGCACCGCCGCCGTGATTCCCGGGGCTACGATCCAGATCGACGGTAAGGCCGGGCTTAGCAAGATCAGCGGCAGCGATGGCCGTTTCAGCTTCCCCTGCGTTGCCGCCGGTCCTCATCACATCACCACCAATGCGCCCGGCTTCGCCGCCGCAGAGCAGGATCTGCCTGCACGCGCTTCCGCCGACCTCCATATCACCCTGATCCCGGCGGATTCGGTCGCCATCAATGTCAACGCGGACGAAGCGACGATCGACCCTGTTCCGGGAGGCCTCAACGGCACCACCTTGACCGGGACCCAGCTCAACACGCTTGCCGACGACCCGGACGATCTGCAGCGCCAGCTCCAGCAGCTCGCCGCATCCGGCGGTGGGCCGCCCTCCGGCACTGTTCTTTCCGTTGACGGCTTCCAGGACGACAGTCCCCTGCCACCCAAATCCTCAATCGCCCGCATCGAGGTAAATCCGGACCTCTTCTCGGCTGAAAACCGCCAGCCGCCGTTTGAAGGCGGCCACATTGAGATCTACACCAAGCCCGGCGCAAAAAATTATCACGGCACGCTCTTCACCACCAATTCCTCCTCGTGGATGAACGCGCACAATCCGTTCTCGGACGCGCCGGCCGCCATCGGCAAGCAGCGTTATGGCTTCACGTTGAACGGCCCGGTTCGGAAGGAAGGCTCCAACTTCTCGCTGGCGCTTGAGCATCGCTCCATTGACGAATTTTCCGTCATCAACGCCGTGACCCTGGACGACTCCGGCAACCAGGTCTCCACGGTAGCCAACGTGCCTGTGCCCCAGCGTCTCTGGGTTGGCAGCGCACGCGTCGACCTCCAACTGGGCCCGAAGAATATTGCCTTCGCCAGCTTCTCCACCAAGGTCGATCACCTCTCGAACGTCGGCGTCGGCGGTTCAACGCTGCTGGAGAGTGGCTACGACTCCCAGACCTACGATCACATCCTGCGTTTCAGCGATACGACCACTTTTTCGCCCAACCTGCTGCACGAAGGGCGTGTGAGCATCGATTTCCGAGGCGAAGACGACGTCCCAACCTCGACGGGGCCGCAGCTTGAGGTGGCCGGGGCGTTTACCGGCGGCGGCGCGAACATCGGCCAGCAGCGCATTCACCAGATTCGTACGGAGTGGGATGACGACTTCATCTATACCCACGGCAAACACTCGCTGAAAGCCGGGCTGCAGCTCTTCGACTACGTCGAGCGCCAGACCCTCAGCACCAACTTCAATGGGACGTACATCTTCGGCGGGGGCACCGCTCCGGTACTCAACGGCAACACCGCCACCACGGCCACGGAGACGATCACCGGCCTGGAGCAGTACCGTCGGGCCAAGCTGAATCTGCCCGGTGGAACCCCTACGCAGTATTCTTCGGTAGCCGGCAACCCGCAGGTCAACCTCAATGAGTTCTATCCTGTGATTTTTGTGCAGGACGATATCAAGCTCCGCCCCAACCTGACGCTTTCCGCAGGCCTTCGCTACTTCTATGCCAACCTGCCCTTCCAGGCCAACGGCTTTACCCCACGCCTGGGCGTCTCCTGGGCCCCCGGTTCCAGCAAAACCCTCACCCTCAACGCGCATCTTGGTCTCTTTGCCGGGCATAGCCCCAACGGTCTGGCTTTCACGCAGGCTGAATTGATGCGGGAGGACGGCGTCGCTCGTGTCACCTCGCTGGTCTATAACCCGGTTTACGGTGCTCCGGCTACGAACGGCAGCTCGGTGATCCATGCGGTCCGCACTCTGGCTCCCAACTACGGCACTAATCAGAACATGATGGCGCAGATCGGCGGGGATAAGACTCTGCCCTTCGGCTTCACGTTCAGCGCGAATCTCATCTACATCCGCGGTTGGCACCAGGAGCGCACGCTTAACGTGAATAGCCCGCTGAATGGCTCGCCTACAGGCCCACGGCCCGGCGCGCTCAATCTGAACGTGCTTCAGCTTCAAAGCTCAGCTGATACTGCGGGCGACATCGAGTTCGTCGGTGTCGGCAACCAGAAGCTGAAGCGGGTGCAGTTTTTTGTCGGTGCGGTGCGGATTCATATCAAATCCGATACGGACGATAACGCCTTCTTCTCCCCGCAAAGCTCCGCCACCAACGCCGGCGAGTACGCCATTGAGAGCGGTAACTCGCTCTGGCAGAACTTCGCCAATGTCACTGTCAACCTGCCGCGGAACGTGAGCCTGTCCATTAACTACTACGGGAATGGGAACTCGCCGTTCAACATCACGACAGGGTTCGACAACAACGGGGACGGCAACTTCAACGACCGGCCGCAGTTCGCGCGGCCCGGACAGGCTGGTGCCATTGCTACCCCCTTCGGGAATCTCGTAGCCACGGGAGGCACGGGTGTTCTAGCCCGTAACCGCGCCAGTTTGCCCTGGAGCATCCACGCCGACGCCAATATTCAGCGGACCTTTACGCTTACGAGCAACTCCAAGGCGGACCACCAGCAGACGATCACGGCTAATATCCGGTCGTCAAACTTCCTCAACCACACCAACGTGACCTCGGAGGGCGGCGTGCTGGGCTCGCCGCAGTTCCTGGTTCCGTTCGCGGCCGATAACAGCCGGCGCGTCGAAGGGGGTCTCCGCTACAGCTTCTGA